One Numida meleagris isolate 19003 breed g44 Domestic line chromosome 6, NumMel1.0, whole genome shotgun sequence genomic region harbors:
- the LMO1 gene encoding rhombotin-1 isoform X3, with protein MLSVQPKGKQKGCAGCNRKIKDRYLLKALDKYWHEDCLKCACCDCRLGEVGSTLYTKANLILCRRDYLRLFGTTGNCAACSKLIPAFEMVMRARDNVYHLDCFACQLCNQRFCVGDKFFLKNNMILCQMDYEEGQLNGSFESQVQ; from the exons ATGTTATCCGTACAACCCAAGGGGAAgcagaagggctgtgctggctgcaacCGGAAGATCAAGGACCGGTACCTGCTGAAGGCCCTGGATAAGTACTGGCATGAAGACTGCCTGAAGTGTGCCTGCTGCGACTGTCGTCTTGGAGAGGTTGGATCAACCCTTTACACGAAAGCAAATCTCATCCTTTGCCGCAGAGATTACCTGAG GCTCTTTGGTACCACCGGGAATTGCGCTGCCTGCAGTAAGCTGATCCCTGCCTTTGAGATGGTGATGAGGGCCAGAGATAATGTTTACCATTTGGACTGCTTCGCCTGTCAGCTCTGCAACCAGCG gTTCTGTGTGGGAGACAAGTTTTTCCTGAAGAACAACATGATCTTGTGTCAGATGGACTATGAGGAAGGGCAGCTGAACGGGAGCTTCGAGTCCCAGGTTCAATAG
- the LMO1 gene encoding rhombotin-1 isoform X1 encodes MMVLEQDDGVPMLSVQPKGKQKGCAGCNRKIKDRYLLKALDKYWHEDCLKCACCDCRLGEVGSTLYTKANLILCRRDYLRLFGTTGNCAACSKLIPAFEMVMRARDNVYHLDCFACQLCNQRFCVGDKFFLKNNMILCQMDYEEGQLNGSFESQVQ; translated from the exons GTGTGCCGATGTTATCCGTACAACCCAAGGGGAAgcagaagggctgtgctggctgcaacCGGAAGATCAAGGACCGGTACCTGCTGAAGGCCCTGGATAAGTACTGGCATGAAGACTGCCTGAAGTGTGCCTGCTGCGACTGTCGTCTTGGAGAGGTTGGATCAACCCTTTACACGAAAGCAAATCTCATCCTTTGCCGCAGAGATTACCTGAG GCTCTTTGGTACCACCGGGAATTGCGCTGCCTGCAGTAAGCTGATCCCTGCCTTTGAGATGGTGATGAGGGCCAGAGATAATGTTTACCATTTGGACTGCTTCGCCTGTCAGCTCTGCAACCAGCG gTTCTGTGTGGGAGACAAGTTTTTCCTGAAGAACAACATGATCTTGTGTCAGATGGACTATGAGGAAGGGCAGCTGAACGGGAGCTTCGAGTCCCAGGTTCAATAG
- the LMO1 gene encoding rhombotin-1 isoform X2 — translation MGGVPMLSVQPKGKQKGCAGCNRKIKDRYLLKALDKYWHEDCLKCACCDCRLGEVGSTLYTKANLILCRRDYLRLFGTTGNCAACSKLIPAFEMVMRARDNVYHLDCFACQLCNQRFCVGDKFFLKNNMILCQMDYEEGQLNGSFESQVQ, via the exons ATGGGTG GTGTGCCGATGTTATCCGTACAACCCAAGGGGAAgcagaagggctgtgctggctgcaacCGGAAGATCAAGGACCGGTACCTGCTGAAGGCCCTGGATAAGTACTGGCATGAAGACTGCCTGAAGTGTGCCTGCTGCGACTGTCGTCTTGGAGAGGTTGGATCAACCCTTTACACGAAAGCAAATCTCATCCTTTGCCGCAGAGATTACCTGAG GCTCTTTGGTACCACCGGGAATTGCGCTGCCTGCAGTAAGCTGATCCCTGCCTTTGAGATGGTGATGAGGGCCAGAGATAATGTTTACCATTTGGACTGCTTCGCCTGTCAGCTCTGCAACCAGCG gTTCTGTGTGGGAGACAAGTTTTTCCTGAAGAACAACATGATCTTGTGTCAGATGGACTATGAGGAAGGGCAGCTGAACGGGAGCTTCGAGTCCCAGGTTCAATAG